The DNA window GTCAATGCCAAGGGCATCTGGATGATCGGCGGCCAACCGCACGAAATGGCACAATTGTCGGGCGAGTTGAAAGAACCCAGCCTATCGACATCGGCCCGCAACCACCCCATAATGCGCCATGCCGAATTGGGCGCCGCTTACATCGAGAAAGCCGTTAGAGCAACCGCCGCCGACTGGGCAACGCCCCTCGCAGAGTCCGGAGACGCAGCCCTCATCATTGCGGGCGAAAGATCGGGCCAAAGGCGCTTGTGGATGGCTTGGGACATCATGCAAAGCGATGTCGCCTTACAGCCCGGCTTTCCTATCTTCGCCGCTAACGCCGCGCGATGGCTGGCGGGCGAAACGCGCGAGAACAGGGGCTTTGCCGCACGAACGGGACAGCCTATCCGAATCTCCCATCCCTCCAACAACGGGCGCTTTCAACTTCAACTTCCAAATGGTTCAATCGCTCAGCTCACGGGCGGCGAGAACGGCGTCAGTTTGCGCGAAGCCGTCTATGCGGGTCAATACCGTCTGAGAGGCGAAGCGCTCGACCTGATATTTGCTTTGAGCCTGCTGAACCAGCAAGAATCGAACATCCAGCCGCAGAAGCAAACCCTGCTGGGCGGCAAAACGACCGTCGCCAGCGGTCGCGCGCTTGCCCTAAAGGAGCTGTGGCTATACTTCGCTTTCCTCGCTCTCATGCTTTTGGCCGTCGAATGGCTCGTATTTATCAGGCGGAGCTGATGCGTTGAGGTTCGCCAATCCGGAATATTTGCTGCTCATCCCGGTCGCCGTCGCATTCGTCCTCATGTCTGGGCGGCGCTATCTGGGCGTCAACCGATTGCGCAAACGCATTGCCATGGCCTTCCGGCTTATTGTCGCAACGCTCCTCATCTTTGCTATTGCCGGATGGCAAAGCGTCGGCCAAAACAAAGGCGTCTGCACGATTTTCCTGCTCGACATGAGCGACAGCGTTCCAGAGGATGCGCGAAGACAAGCCGAAGAGTACATAAGCCAGGCCGCCAAGCATTTGGGCGACAACGATAAGATCGGCATCGTGGCCTTTGGCGAAGAGCCGCTGGTTGACACGACGCCGGCCAACGTCCGACAAGTTGGAAGGCTGTTGTCGGCGCCCGGAAAGCAAGGCACCGACATCGCTGCGGCGGCCAGATTGGCGATGGCGCTCTTCCCCGACGGCCACGGCCGTCGAATCGCCCTGCTTTCGGACGGAAACGAAACGAACGGGGACGCCGCGGCAAGCTCTTTGACAGCCGCCGCAGAACAGGTGGAAATCGACACGATCCAACTGGCCTCGGCAAAACCTAAAAAGGACGCGCTCATCGCCGAGGCGATCGCGCCCAGTGAGGTCAAGATCGGCGAGCCGTTCAATCTGCGCGTCAACGTCGACTCGTCCGACCAAACGACCGGCATTCTGCGCGTAGACCTGGACGGCCGCACGATTAGCGAGGCGAAAGTCTCCCTCTCTCCTGGCAAAAACAACCTGATTGTTCCCATCCAGACCGAACGCCCCGGGTTCTTTCGCTATCGAGCGACCCTTGAAATCGATAGCGACGGCGACCCGCGCAACAACGTCGGACGCGCTTTCGTGGCGGTCCGAGGCAAACCGACCGTGCTGGTGGCTTCCGGGACGAACTCAAACGCGCTCGTCTCGTCGCTTCGCCAGCACGATATCGATGTGGAAAGCGCGCCCTTGGGCGCCTTTCCCTCGCGACCGACCGACCTGCAGCGCTACGATCTGGTCGTGCTGAACGACTACCCGGCCGACGGGCTTAGCGCGGCTCAGATGCTCATGCTTCAAGCCGCGGTCCGAGACAGCGGCACAGGTTTCGCCATGATCGGCGGCGAACGCTCGTTCCTATCAGGCGGCTACTACGAAACGCCCATCGCCGAGATGCTCCCGGTCGATCTCAACGTCCGCCAGCGCAAGACCTTCCCCGCCGCGACGGTGGTCATCGCCATCGACATCTCCGGATCGATGGCGATGGTCGAGGGCGGCTATCAAAAGGTGCAGTTGGCCGGACACGCCGCCATGCAAACGCTGAAGCTGCTGAGGCCCGACGATCGATTTGGCGTGATCGTCAGCGGCACCGGAGTCGACTGGCTAACGCCTATCCAAGAGGCCGCCAAGCGACAAGAAGCGATGGACAAAATCTCTCGTATTTACGCAGGCGGCGGCGGAATCTATGTGCGTCCGAGTTTGGAGTACGCCTACCGCGCTCTGACTGCCGAGAAGACGCGCACTCGCCATCTGATCGTACTGGCCGACGGAAACGACGCGGACGAGCAGCAGGGTTGCATCCCTTTGGCCGCTTCGCTTGCCTCGCGCGGCGTTACGCTTTCAGTCGTCTCGTTAGGTCAAGGCAAGGACGCGCCCTTCCTTCAACAATTGGCCGCTGCAGGCAAAGGCAACTTCTTCCTTGCTCAACGCGCCAGCGATCTGCCAAAACTCTTTACGGCGGACGTTGCGCTGATGACACGATCGGCGATCGAGGAAGGCGCGTTCTTACCCAAAGTTACATCGGACGAGCTTCTTCGCGGCATCGATTGGAGCAGCGCTCCGCCGCTCTTGGCCTACAATCTCGTCTCGGACCGTCCATTGGCGCGCACTCTGATGCGA is part of the Armatimonadota bacterium genome and encodes:
- a CDS encoding VWA domain-containing protein, whose product is MRFANPEYLLLIPVAVAFVLMSGRRYLGVNRLRKRIAMAFRLIVATLLIFAIAGWQSVGQNKGVCTIFLLDMSDSVPEDARRQAEEYISQAAKHLGDNDKIGIVAFGEEPLVDTTPANVRQVGRLLSAPGKQGTDIAAAARLAMALFPDGHGRRIALLSDGNETNGDAAASSLTAAAEQVEIDTIQLASAKPKKDALIAEAIAPSEVKIGEPFNLRVNVDSSDQTTGILRVDLDGRTISEAKVSLSPGKNNLIVPIQTERPGFFRYRATLEIDSDGDPRNNVGRAFVAVRGKPTVLVASGTNSNALVSSLRQHDIDVESAPLGAFPSRPTDLQRYDLVVLNDYPADGLSAAQMLMLQAAVRDSGTGFAMIGGERSFLSGGYYETPIAEMLPVDLNVRQRKTFPAATVVIAIDISGSMAMVEGGYQKVQLAGHAAMQTLKLLRPDDRFGVIVSGTGVDWLTPIQEAAKRQEAMDKISRIYAGGGGIYVRPSLEYAYRALTAEKTRTRHLIVLADGNDADEQQGCIPLAASLASRGVTLSVVSLGQGKDAPFLQQLAAAGKGNFFLAQRASDLPKLFTADVALMTRSAIEEGAFLPKVTSDELLRGIDWSSAPPLLAYNLVSDRPLARTLMRTHKDDPLFAIWRYGLGSSIAFASDSGPRWAQRWLGWNGYGAFWSQTLRGALRQRGKTDHTILVRREGSRAIVEMQAFDALGNPINFLSPNVRASRPDGSSLDLKLNQTAPGKYEAEMEAKQIGDYLLTYVEQSSAGEPLTTTTAFAVPYPPEYRFARPDEPLMRRIAELSGGRANPRPEELFRPVRQTGTSVKDLWPLCLWLATGLFLIDVAIRRVGLPVALFREAAQAIRARLRRQPRIRTEPVGTTGKLLTVKSRTTKTEPPPQIKVETPSKSPVPPPPEPSGDTMSELLKKKRERKGS